The Oncorhynchus tshawytscha isolate Ot180627B linkage group LG27, Otsh_v2.0, whole genome shotgun sequence genome includes the window agtgatacgccatcccatctggtttgcgcttagtcccactatcatttgtttttcaacaggacaatgacccactatctccaggctgtgtaagggctatttgaccaagaaggagagtgatgtagtgctgcatcagatgacctggtctccacaatcacctgacctcatccCAATTGGGATGGTTTGGGATGCATTGGACCGCataatgaaggaaaagcagccaacaagtgctcagcatatgtgggaagtccttcaagactgttggaaaagcattccaggtgaagctggttgagggaatgccaagagtgtgcaaaactgtcatcaaggcaaagggtggctactttgaagaatctaaaatgaaagtgttagttactacatgattccatatgttatcttatagttttgatgtcttcactattgttctacaatgtagaaaatagttcaaacAAAGaagaaaccttgaatgagtaggtgtgtccaaacttttgactggtattgtacacacacacactgagtataccaaacattaggaacaccttaatatttagttgcacccccgttttcgccctcagaacagcctcaattcgtcggggcatggactctacagttgtggccaaaagttttgagaattacacaaatataattttcacaaagtctgctgcttcagtgtctttagatattttttgtcagatgttactatggaatactgaagtataattacaagcatttcataagtgtcaaaggcttttattgacaattacatgaagttgatgcaaagagtccaaatttgcagtgttgacccttctttttcaagacctctgcaatctgccctggaatgctgtcaattaacttctgtgccacatcctgactgatggcattcttgcataatcaatgcttggagtttgtcagaatttgtggggttttatttgtccacccgcctcttgaggattgaccacaagttctcaatgggattaaggtctggggagtttcctcgCCATGGAACCAAAATaccaatgttttgttccccgacccacttagttatcacttttgccttatgacaaggtgctccatcatgctggaaaaggcattgtttgtcaccaaactgttcctggatggttgagaGAAGTTGCTTTCGGAGGAAGTGTTGGTactattctttattcatggctgtgttcttaggcaaaattgcgAGTGAGACcagtcccttggctgagaagcaaccccacacatgaatggtctcaggatgctttactgttggcatgacacaggactgatggtagcgctcaccttgtcttctccagacaagcttgtttccggatgccccaaacagtCGGAAAAGGGATTAATCCGAGAAAATGACTTTAACCGTGTCCAATCCCTgttaccttttgcagaatatcagtctgtccctgatgttttttgacaccaggccatcctccaaaagtctttgcctcactgtgcgtgcagatgcactcacacctgcctgctgccattcccgagcaagctctgtactggtggtgccccgatcccgcagctgaatcaactttaggagacggtcctggcgcttgctggactttcttgggcgccctgaagccttcttcacaacaattgaaccgctctccttgaagttcttgatgatgcgataaatggttgatttaggtgcaatcttactggcagcaatatccttgtctgtgaagccctttttgtgcaaagcaatgatgactgcacatgtttccttgcaggtaaccatgatcaacagaggaagaacaatgattccaagcaccaccctccttttgaagcttccagtctgttattcgaactccatcagcatgacagagtgatctccagcctagtcctcctcaacactcacacctatgttaacgagagaatcactgacatgatgtcagctggtccttttgtggcagggctgaaatgcagtggaaatgtttttttgggattcagttaatttgcatggaaaagagggactttgcaattaattgcaattcatctgatcactcttcataacattctgtagtatatgcaaattgccatcatacaaactgaggcagcagactttgtgaaaattaatatttgtatcattctcaatacttttggccacaactgtacaaggtatcgaaagcgttccacagcgatgctggcccatgttgactccagtccacagttgtcaagttggctggatgtcctttgggtggtggaccattgttgatacacacaggaaactgttgagcgtgaaaaacccagcatcgtTTACAGTTCTCgacacaaaccggtgctcctggcacctactgccgtactctgttcaaaggcacctaccttttttgtcttgcccatacaccctctgaatggcacacattctcagttgtctcaaatccttctttaacctgtctcctccccttcatctacactgatttgaagtggctTTAACGAGTGACAaatgagggatcatagctttcacctggattcacatggttagtctgtcatggaaagaggtgttTTTAACATTTTGTGTGTGTTAATGCCCCACAACACAATCTCGCTCTGCAAATGTAAACATTTATCTAGCCATCAAGCACAATAACCATAGTAAAGTTAACATAAAGTCACCCATACAATAACACAATCATAAGTGTCATGCTCATCAAACAAAGTGGCATACATAGCAGAGTTCTATATGTAATTATAGGGTAGAACAGGGATTCTGGGTAGAGCCTTGTATACATAGAGGGCTCTGGTTCTGGGTACCAGGGGTTCTGAACCATCCCTGTCTGTGTTCCAGAATCTTCTCCTTTCTGGATGTGGTGACACTCTGTCGCTGTGCCCAGGTCTCACGGGTGAGTTTGTTTCTGAAGTGTGTATTTGGttcagtgtaagtgtgtgtgtgtaattgtgtgttgGACAGAATAGTGAAACCAGTGAAGTTGACCttgtgcccctctctccctcagtcgtGGAATGTGCTCGCCCTGGACGGCAGTAATTGGCAGAGAATTGACCTTTTCGACTTTCAGAGAGATATTGAGGTCAGGAAGTCTCGCATAAACCTTCTTtttcctcacctcttctctctcctatcatCTCCATCTCATCCTCACCTgccattgatttttttttttatctgtctGTCTTGCCATCTTTTATGGAAACAAAGTGGATATTCATGGCTTTGACCTTTATAAACACAAACAACTTTGACATTAAACCCACATACCGTGATTATCTAAGATTGAATTCAGGACCTTAGCAGTTGGTTGTCTACCAAAGGAAAGTTTTAATGGACTACTATTGATGTTGTGCGTTCACCACAATCAATGCCATGCACTGTATGTCAGTCTATTGACCATGTCACTGTATAGATGACAACAGATGACCATTTAAAGGCATTTGAAATGTATGACTGATGTATTCACACGTGACAAGGTTAGTACATTGCCATAATCAACGATGAACGACCTGAATGCTAGGTCAAGTATAATCATGTTTGCCAGACTTGAGTGCCATATGAAGACAGACACTCAACAGGCTCTGTGAAATGGGTTCAAGTCAAGCAGTCAGTGTTTACAAAGATGGTTAAGTTTAGCCTAAACAGGCAAACTCCCACCCTATGCTCCTGCTACATGTGTTTTTGCATGCATGTGAAAGTGAAGATGATCTGGGGATGTGAATCTGGTTTGTGAGAGGTGTTTGTTTGTGTCCGTGTGTTGCAGGGGCGAGTGGTGGAGAACATTTCGAAACGATGTGGGGGATTCCTGAGGAAGTTGAGTCTGAGGGGCTGTCTGGGGGTGGGGGACAGCGCTCTGAGGTGAGGACTGACTGGGAATCTAGCCTAGACTAGGAACTCTTGGCACtgaggagggtgaggggaggagaTTGATTGTGGGAGCTGGAGGGCAAGTACACACACTCCAGTGCAAATATGTCTGTTgctgtttgtttttcaacagaacctTCTCCCAGAACTGCAGGAATATTGAGCTGCTTAGTTTGAATGGCTGCACCAAGATTACTGACAGGTATTTGCAGACATTTATGCCTTGTTATGTTTGTCTAGTTTAATTATGTTTCACTAATGTACTAAAGTGTTACATTATTATACATGTAAgcctcttgtctctttctctcccatgcAGCACATGTAATAGCCTCAGTAAGTTCTGTCCCAAGCTCAAGCATTTGGACCTCGCGTCCTGTACCTCAATCACCAACCTGTCACTCAAAGCACTTAGGTGAggggtctctctttctccctctctcgtgcacacacactcatactgtcAGCATTCCTGGAAAAACCTTGTCACTCACCTTTTGGTGATTGGATTGTAGTCATCCCTCTTCATGCTCCGTGACAGTTTGTTGACTCTAGGACTAATATAAGCCATTCAAAATATCCTGGGACTTTTTTGAGATACAAGGTTTTTCCAGGACTCCGACAAtgctcactctctcacacacacacacaccggggagTCTCCTCAGCAGGAGCAGATGGTTGCATCTGTTGTGCAGGCGTAGGGTGAACAGGTAATTCCGCTATTCAGGGGATGTGCATAAATTTGGGggcacatttgttgttgttttgccgTCTTTTTATCTAATATCTGTGCCGGGGTCTGACCCATTTTCTTCCCCTGCAGCGAGGGCTGTCCTCTTTTAGAGCAGCTCAACATCTCGTGGTGTGACCAGGTGACTAAGGATGGCATCCAGGCTTTGGTACGATGCTGTCCCGGACTCAAAGGCCTTTTCCTCAAGGGCTGCACACAGGTAGGGCCAGGGCAAAGGGCAACAAACGGGTCCGCTAGAGATGGAACCATTAAAAAGCACAAGGTCTCTACCTCGGCCTAAGAAAGGTGCATTAACAGAAGAAGAGACTGGATGTGTGAGAGGTATTCAGACACCCTTGGGAGGTGAAAGGAACAAACGGATCGCGTATGATTAGTATTGTAGCCAGGAGGATGAAGCGTTAAGATATAGGTAAACTGAATGGCTGACTGAGGGGAGAGGGGCTTAGCTAGTCTAGATATGAGACCAGGGCTAATGTTTGTATTGCACGCAGTGTTATGGGGATGGTAGATCCAAACAGCAGGTAGGGCATTTAGTTGCAGGAGGGGGTTAGCTAGCTACCTCATTGGTGGGGTTACCTTGGTGCACTGCTAATGGGATTTcaaatgactctctctctgtctctctggctctctctctctctctctctgcctctttctgctTCTTTCCGTCTCCACATATTAACTAGTTGGAGGATGAAGCACTGAAGCACATTGGTGCACACTGTCCAGAGCTGGTCACTCTCAACTTACAGACATGTTCGGTAAGCAAGCAACTCTTTCAGTGTTTAGGTCACATAACAGCAAAAACTTGCTTGATATTTCAGCACCCATCATGTTTGGGGCTGAATGCTTTGTTGTGGTGGGTTGGGAGCTAGTAACTCCTGAATAGGCTTGTCATTGAGAAATGATGAATCTCTAATAGCTGTTGTGGCCATCCATATGGAAGGTAAATGAGTCATGTCCTGCCTCTGCTGTTTTTTTGTGGACTTTTTTGTGTACAAGGCTGCTCAGTCAGTCTGCATCCTGCCCTGCAGTAGAGGGACTGATGTGGACTGAGGCCTGCCCTGCCATCTAACCTACATAACGAATAGCGTGTGAAATCCACCCAGACAACACATTTGTTTCTCTGGCATCCTCTTTATCGGTGTCTCCAAATTCCCTTCCTGTTATGTCTACACCCCaaatgcccctccctccctccctccctccctccctccctccctccctccctccctccctccctccctccctccctccctccctccctccctccctccctccctccctccctccctccctccctccctccctccctccctccctccctccctccctccctccctccctccctcattccttgTCTCCTTCTCAATGTCTCCCATCTTTCAACAGCTCCCTCTTCTTTTGCCAGACTCACCTCgtttttgtcctctctctctctctttttttacaCCTGTGCTTTCTCTGTGTTGTTCCCCCTCGCAACTTTCTGCAATCTTGTAAGATCAGAACTATAGAGGGAAAAGAGATGAAAATATATCACAAAACAAGATATGATTCTCATTCACCGTTCTGAGGTGGATATTCATATCCTACGGCACCAGTTATGGTAATATTATGTTAATTTTGATAATGGTGTTATATCTGTTTGATGCTGTGGAAGTTCTGTTAGTGACCCGTGCCTGTTTCCCTCTGAGCAGCAGATCACAGACGAAGGTCTCATTACTATATGCCGGGGCTGTCACCATCTGCAGTCGCTGTGTGTCTCAGGTTGTGCCAACATCACAGACGCCATCCTCCACGCCTTGGGACTGAACTGCCCGCGCCTCAGGTTGGTACTCCCTCTGCTCCTATTCTACCTCCTCACCCTGAACTTTGCTCCAACCCCTCCACACTGGtctaaggtgtgtgtgtccccccacCAAGCCCACCTCATCCAACCCACATCCACGCTACCCCCACCCATCCCTGCTTCTATCCATTGTTCACTCCAAATACCACCAGAAACCCCATACAACCCTTCATACATTAACGACTCAAATACACCCGCTCTCCTTTCTGGTTAGTGCCCAAGTTAACCCATCTTGTATTTCCTCAGACACGTCAATACATAGCAGTTCCCCCGACAATAACAGTATGTCCTTTCTCCTTTCAGAATATTAGAGGTGGCTCGCTGCTCTCAGCTCACAGATGTGGGCTTCACTACACTGGCAAGGGTGAGTGTGGAAACTGATTCAGGTCACACACACCTCTGACATACACTACCGTTAaaatgtttggggtcacctagacatttccttgtttttaaaagaaaatcattcttttttttgtccatttaaaataacatcaaattgatcagaaatacagtgtagacattgttaatgttgtaaatgactattttagctggaaacagctgatttcttatggaatatctacataggtgtacagcggcccattatcagcaaccatcactcctgtgttccaatggcacgttgtgttagctaatccaagtttataattttaaaaggttaattgatcattagaaaacccttttgcaatcatgttagcacagctcaaaactgttctgattgaagaagcaataaaactggccttctttagacgagttgagtatctggagcatcagcatttgtgggttcgattacaggctcaaaatggccagaaacaaagaactttcttctgaaactcgtcagtaaattcttgttttgagaaatgaaggctattccatgtgagaaattgccaagaaactgaagatctcgtacaacgctgtgtacttctcccttcacagaacagagcaaactgtctctaagcagaatagaaagagtgggaggccccagtgcacaactgagcaagaggacaagtacattagtgtctagtttgagaaacctcaagtcctcaacttgcagcttcattaaatagtacccgcaaatcaccagtctcaacgtcaacagtgaagaggcaactccgggttGCTGGtcttgtgtctgtgttcttttgcccatcttaatcttttctctttataggccagtctgagatatggctttttctttgtaacgctacctagaaggccagcaaaCTTTTAAACAGTAGTGTATATGTGTTGTCTTCgtgttaatttttattttttttatggcAGAATTGTCATGAGCTGGAAAAGATGGACCTGGAAGAGTGTGTGCAGGTGAGCTAGCCTGCGCAACACGCACGTtcccacacacactaacatacactgTAGCACCATCCACCAGAAGGATACGTTTGTTTATGTCTCTCCCCAGATCACGGACGGCACACTTATCCAGTTGTCCATCCACTGCCCTCGTCTGCAAGTTCTGGTGAGCACTAGCTAATGGCTTCTATCCTAGGAGCTTGTCTCAAACATGCTTTGTTCAATCTAAGGAACCTCTTGAAATTCTACGAAATACATTTCAGAAGAACTTGTTTCTTAGATAATCCACAGTCTCATGGTGTTAATAACAAAAGACACCCAGTGTGTCGGGTGGCAGTAGTATTGCTGTTCTAAACTGTtcccttgttgttgttgtgatctCTCTCTCAGAGCCTGTCTCACTGTGAGCTGATTACTGATGATGGCATCAGACATCTGGGCAGCGGGCCCTGTGCCCACGACCGGCTGGAGGTGATAGAGCTGGACAACTGCCCCCTGATCACGGACGCCTCGCTGGAGCACCTGAAGACCTGCCACAGCCTGGACCGCATCGAGCTCTACGACTGCCAGCAGATCACCCGCGCAGGCATTAAGAGACTAAGGGTAGACACTGGTGCTACAGCGTACATTGCTGCTTATGCGTTGTGCACAGACACCCAGACTCGCATAGATTACAGTAGAGGAATTAACATTTCTTAGATGCGGTTGTATTGACCCTTACACCAACACTTGTctttttatctctttctctcctcctctccagaccCATCTACCTAACATCAAAGTGCACGCGTATTTCGCCCCAGTCACCCCACCCCCCTCGGTCGGGGGGAGTCGCCAGAGATTCTGTCGTTGCTGTATCCTGCTATGATGTGAAGACTGCGCCCCCACCCCCCCCTCAGCCCAAAATCTGCCCTTCCACCCAACCTGGCTCGGCCTGGTCCGATCCGGGCTCCAGGTATACATGCTGGTGTGTCCCCCCTGATTGGAgccgcagagagagggagagagcccaACCACCACAGGGTCTGGGAAGAACCTTCCCCACGACGTTCCCAAACCCACTCACAACAGCCTTTGtcaaacacacaaataaacacacacccacccacacacacatcaccacagATGAGCGTCAGTACATTCCCTGCTGTCCCCAGGCCCATGTGCTAAAGACCACCCAGCATTACAGGGAGGATTACATAATAGAACCACTGCTGTTTACAGATTAGGCTCTCGATACACTGTATGGACTACATGAAACTAGGGCTCACTGGATACAAGGTTCCCTATGGACTAGTATGACCTTTTACTGAAGGATCAGGAAGATAGGTTTGGATCAGAAACTCACATCCAATGTGTGTCTGGGTGTTGGGAGGATAACCAGAAACATGGCTAGATCTATGAGGATATTGGTTTGGTAGGAATGCCCTCAGAATCTTTCAACGACTGACAAGCTACCTCTAGACATAACTGCTCTTTGTTAGCCTCTGGTTCCAGACTGCCCACTCCAAACATATAGCTATgccagttttttatttattacaaAAGACCGGTTTCCATTGGCACTTTGAAGTCATACCAGGTTGGACTGGCCTTGGTGGGCAAACTGAAATTGCGTTTCCGCTGCCTCCAAATAGAATAAATGATGTCATGTTGCTAGGTAGTCAATATGTGACTGCAGCTGGCTTCGCTAATGTTGCTAACTGGCAAGATGTTGACGAAGTTAAAGCATTGTGAGGGTGAATTTAAATAACTAACCCATACTCCTGTCAGTGCTAGCCATACTCGGAGCCATGTATTTAGCTTGCTAACTAGCCAAACGGTTAGCGTCGCCATTCGCAATTAGCTAACCAAGCAACCGGTTTAATATGAtgcaactacgacctggccagcTACAATTCCTGCTAGCTcactttagctagctacagtagcttgtTTTAACTCTGAAATGCTAGCTAATAATGGTAGCTATCATTTTAGGGCTGACTGTTGTCATAAAGGTTTGTGTAGTGCAAAGATATATGGATCCAGCTGTGGTGGTAATTCGTGTCATGTCTAACTACTGCATTACTCCTTGTCCATGTGCTAGCTGTCAGCTCGCACACCCAGATGAGCTAGCTAAACGTTGGCAGCACCCagcagtgatttttttttaaaaatatttaaaatatttttttaaactgcgttACCAGCCCGACCAGTTGTGAAACTGGGCTGCGCTGGCTCGAATTTGGGAATTCCATTCGAAACAGCTCTAATTTTAAGTGCTAGTGGAAAAGGGTGTCTTTCTGGTGTCTTCTACAGCCATTAaactgccccccacacacacacacacacacacacacacacacacacacacacacacacaccctctctcacaaACATAGTGTAGATGCAGTAGGTGGTAGTTCTTATCTAGACTCAAAGTAGCTGCAGCTTAATGCAGGCCTGCTAGGGGATATGCTGAGTTTATGAGCAAAATGATGACAGAGTCTCTGACTCACCTAATAGTTTACTGCCACATGACTACACACCAGttgaacatgcacacacacacacacacacagctcaataccctttcccccttcccctttctctgTTACAATCAGAAGCTTCATTGTACAAAAAAAAGGAGAATGGTGAATATTTTTCTAAAAGGACACCAATTGAGACTTACACGTGGGGACTTGAGAAGATGCCAAATGTTGCATGTAACAATTctagttttttaaatgtaatatatGTAAGTACTGTGGAAATCCAGCCCCGCAGCCAGCTAAACCACACCACAGACCATGGTGTGAAGGAGAGATTTAGATCAATGGGTCTCGCACTATGAACTATGTTAAGCCAAACACGtactacacgtgtgtgtgtgtgtgtgtgtgtgtgtgtgtgtgtgtgtgtgtgtgtgtgtgtgtgtgtgtgtgtgtgtgtgtgtgtgtgtgtgtgtgtgtgtgtgtgtgtgtgtgtgtgtgtgtgtgtgtgtgtgtgtgtgaatgttccAGGGCTATGGGGAGTAGTTTGGACAGTGAACCATTTTGGAGACATAATAAACCAGGCCCCTGCAAGCTAGTCTTAACAACAGCAAAATATAGAATACAGACACAAACtcataaaataaaaaagattGACGTCACTGTGAGTTTGCGATGccagacagaccaggaggactGAAAGAAAAAGCCAACCAAAAACAAAGTATCTGTATTTTCATTTTGTTGCTTTTAGTCTTTTTTTTCCCTTGTTGATGAACATTCTTGATGAATGCGAGCTGGCGAACCACACATGGGTAGGAGGAGATGCCCAGTGTTGCTCGCGGGCACCGGGATCTGGTCCGTGACAGTGATGCCCCTTCAACTCCCATGAGGCCTTGCAGGGGAGAGGGTGCCATTGGCGTTGACCCTGCCACCAGCGCAACACCCCCTCTTTCTGCCTGGAACCAGTgacatgagaggaggaggggccgCTGGGATTGGATAGGAACAAGGAAGTTGTTTAGAATCTTGACCTGGAGTGAGCTGAGCACACAACACTGGCCTGCTGACAGATGTTGGAGTGCAGGGGTATGTGTCCCAAAACGCCACGACTACCACCTTATGAAAAGACTTTGACCCCTGTTCATGAGTATCAAAGCCTTTCATCTggatccttcctcctctcccacacTTTAAccttctctgttttctgtctctcctcttcgattctctctgttctgtttttctttttgtagttgtctttgttttagACTTTTTCTGTTCAAGTTGGTGACTTCTACATCTCCTTCTCACCCCTCGCCACTCTCTTTTCTGTTTGGTGTGTTTCGGGTAGGggctgtttttgttgttgttttgcatTCAGTCATGAGTTCAGTGTTTTCCCAAGTTAAGTTTGAGCCCTCTTGCAGTCCTTGGTTTTTGGTCTTATGCGGTTTGTGTTCTATTACGAGTTCTTGTTACCTAATGTCCAGAGTGTAGCCTTTTTTCAGGTGGAAGGGTTGGACACAGTGCAATTTGTAAAATAAGTTAATGATGAGTCGATGAGGATGAACCGGTGTCCATTGTATGTATAATGGATGTTATACAACGTATTGAATGTGTTTCCATGAAGGTGTTGTCTGGGAACGTGGGGGGGGGGGCCTAGGTTGTGTGCTGATGTAGCAGAAACAGATTCCTCTCCTGATGTGCTTTCCCTTTACTTGTTATGCCTTGCTTTGGGGATCCCCTAACACCATGATGCAGCCCAGCCCACTGTAGAAACAAAACAGAGTTGGTA containing:
- the LOC112236130 gene encoding F-box/LRR-repeat protein 20, which codes for MGKEVNGVSRSRFEMFSNSDEAVINKKLPKELLLRIFSFLDVVTLCRCAQVSRSWNVLALDGSNWQRIDLFDFQRDIEGRVVENISKRCGGFLRKLSLRGCLGVGDSALRTFSQNCRNIELLSLNGCTKITDSTCNSLSKFCPKLKHLDLASCTSITNLSLKALSEGCPLLEQLNISWCDQVTKDGIQALVRCCPGLKGLFLKGCTQLEDEALKHIGAHCPELVTLNLQTCSQITDEGLITICRGCHHLQSLCVSGCANITDAILHALGLNCPRLRILEVARCSQLTDVGFTTLARNCHELEKMDLEECVQITDGTLIQLSIHCPRLQVLSLSHCELITDDGIRHLGSGPCAHDRLEVIELDNCPLITDASLEHLKTCHSLDRIELYDCQQITRAGIKRLRTHLPNIKVHAYFAPVTPPPSVGGSRQRFCRCCILL